The following coding sequences lie in one Chionomys nivalis chromosome 8, mChiNiv1.1, whole genome shotgun sequence genomic window:
- the Tex54 gene encoding testis-expressed protein 54 codes for MGCCQDKDRQTSDDQAREDGNEEGREGDLDNTGRRKQRSNESLLITVLWRRLSMFSRRGSSKRPSEQTQKQESQIQERKREGSHKEPEKS; via the exons ATGGGCTGCTGTCAAGACAAGGACCGTCAGACATCTGATGACCAAGCAAGAGAGGACGGGAACGAGGAAGGCAGGGAAG GCGATTTGGACAACACAGGCCGCCGCAAACAAAGATCTAACGAAAGTCTTCTGATAACCGTGCTGTGGCGCAGGCTATCCATGTTCAGCCGTCGGGGGTCAAGCAAGAGGCCCTCAGAACAGACTCAAAAGCAGGAGAGTCAGATCCAGGAGCGCAAACGTGAGGGAAGCCACAAGGAACCAGAAAAGAGCTGA
- the Wdr74 gene encoding WD repeat-containing protein 74, with protein MAATSASGNHVWVGTETGILKGVNLQRKHASNFTPSGQPRREEAVNALCWGAGGETQILVGCADRTVKHFNAEEGTFQRQRHCPGGEGTFRGLAQADGTLITCVDSGILRVWCDDDKEASPDPLLELKVGPGVCRMRQDPAHTHVVATCGKENALKVWDLQRSEQPVFRAKNVRNDWLDLRVPIWDQDIQFLPGSQKLVTCTGYHQVRVYDPVSPQRRPVLEATYGEYPLTAMTLTPEGNSVIVGNTHGQLAEIDFRQGRLLGCLKGLAGSVRGLQCHPSKPLLASCGLDRVLRIHRIRNPRGLEHKVYLKSQLNCLLLSGRDNWEDEPQEPQEPNMVPPEDTETDELWASLEAAAKRKLPDLDQTQETFQTRRKKKKRPGSTSP; from the exons ATGGCGGCCACCTCTGCGTCAGGAAACCATGTGTGGGTCGGCACCGAGACGGGGATACTGAAAG GGGTGAACCTTCAGCGGAAACATGCGTCAAACTTCACGCCGTCCGGACAGCCGAGGCGTGAGGAGGCGGTGAATGCTCTGTGCTGGGGCGCAGGTGGCGAGACCCAG ATCTTGGTGGGCTGCGCGGACAGGACTGTAAAGCACTTTAACGCCGAGGAGGGtacattccagaggcagagacactgcCCAGGCGGGGAGGGCACGTTCCGCGGTCTCGCCCAGGCCGATGG CACCCTCATCACGTGTGTGGATTCTGGGATTCTTAGAGTCTGGTGTGACGATGACAAGGAAGCATCACCTGACCCC CTCTTGGAACTGAAGGTGGGTCCTGGGGTGTGTAGGATGCGCCAAGACCCAGCACATACTCATGTGGTTGCCACATGTGGGAAAGAGAATGCTTTGAAAGTATGGGACCTACAGAGGtctgagcagccagtgttccGAGCCAAGAAT GTGCGGAATGATTGGCTGGATCTACGGGTTCCTATTTGGGACCAGGATATACAGTTCCTCCCTGGGTCACAGAAGCTTGTCACATGCACAGGGTACCACCAG GTCCGTGTCTATGATCCAGTCTCTCCTCAGCGCAGGCCAGTCCTAGAGGCCACCTATGGAGAGTACCCCCTGACTGCCATGACCCTTACTCCTGAGGGCAA TTCTGTCATCGTAGGGAACACTCACGGGCAGCTAGCAGAAATTGATTTTCGGCAAG GGCGTCTACTAGGCTGTCTGAAGGGGTTGGCAGGCAGTGTCCGTGGGCTGCAGTGCCACCCTTCGAAGCCCCTATTAGCCTCTTGTGGCTTGGACAGAGTCTTGAGGATACACAGGATCCGAAATCCACGTGGGCTAGAGCATAAG GTTTATCTCAAGTCTCAACTGAACTGCCTCCTCCTGTCAGGCAGGGATAACTGGGAG GATGAGCCCCAAGAACCTCAAGAGCCCAACATGGTGCCCccagaagacacagagacagatgaaCTTTGGGCATCTTTGGAGGCAGCTGCCAAGCGGAAGCTCCCCGATTTGGATCAGACACAAGAGACGTtccaaacaagaagaaagaaaaagaagcggCCTGGATCCACCAGTCCTTGA